A single region of the Jatrophihabitans sp. GAS493 genome encodes:
- a CDS encoding enoyl-CoA hydratase/isomerase family protein — protein sequence MGESPLVATREGSILLVRLNRPEQLNALDWDLCAQLHRLWIETAADREVRVVVLTGAGRGFCAGADVGDLAGERRARGAGVDDELAFLPGDHLSVPVIVAVNGVCAGGGLHFVADADIAIAADQASFLDPHVSVGQVSALEPVSLALRVPLPQIARLALLGRSERWSAEHALAVGLVTEVVPPERLVERAMELANVIAANSPAAVAATRHALRSVQRRLLHDELEQGWIAVQQHWTHPDCVEGPTAFAERRPPAWQL from the coding sequence ATGGGCGAGTCGCCTTTGGTTGCAACGCGCGAGGGATCGATTCTGCTGGTTCGGCTGAATAGGCCGGAGCAGTTGAACGCACTTGACTGGGACCTGTGTGCCCAGCTTCACCGACTCTGGATCGAGACGGCCGCCGATCGCGAAGTTCGGGTCGTCGTGCTGACCGGTGCCGGGCGTGGATTCTGCGCTGGCGCCGACGTCGGCGATCTCGCTGGTGAGCGGCGTGCGCGTGGCGCCGGTGTGGATGACGAGCTCGCATTTCTGCCCGGCGATCACCTGTCCGTCCCGGTGATCGTCGCCGTGAACGGAGTCTGCGCCGGCGGTGGCCTGCACTTCGTCGCCGACGCGGACATCGCGATCGCCGCTGACCAGGCGTCCTTTCTCGATCCACACGTCTCCGTCGGGCAGGTCAGCGCGCTCGAGCCGGTGTCGCTCGCGCTGCGCGTCCCGCTGCCGCAGATCGCACGACTTGCGCTGCTGGGGCGGTCCGAGCGGTGGAGCGCCGAGCACGCTCTCGCTGTGGGGCTGGTCACGGAGGTAGTGCCCCCGGAGCGCCTGGTCGAGCGGGCCATGGAGCTGGCAAACGTGATTGCCGCGAACTCGCCGGCCGCGGTGGCGGCCACGCGGCACGCGCTGCGTTCGGTGCAGCGTCGACTACTGCATGACGAGCTGGAACAGGGATGGATCGCGGTACAGCAGCACTGGACGCACCCGGACTGCGTCGAGGGACCAACCGCATTCGCTGAGCGACGCCCACCGGCGTGGCAGCTGTGA
- a CDS encoding acyl-CoA dehydrogenase family protein, translating into MIAALGAEQMEFLADLRRYLDSLDPELISATRAENIDDPMQPRENGRRFLKQIASDGWLGISWPVEYGGQGRTAIEQWLFAEELYDRRLPNGLLTLNSIGPTLMLLGSADQKAEFLPRIRAAELEFAIGYTEPDAGSDLAALRTRAVRDGDEYVINGQKIFTTGASVATHLWLAARTGTQESRHKGVSVFIVAMDTPGISITPIITQGGERTNTVFLDDVRVPISGRVGEENAGWGAIVSALNFERMFYHNEPRWELRQLIGWATDEGLLEGDSPESLELQSVAGELAVDVEICRLFALRGAKILASGRVPYAEASVNKIWWGELRQRICNTGLDLIGEAGTIADSSEYAPAHGHLEHGLRSSPVWRFGGGTNEIQLDIIATQGLGMPR; encoded by the coding sequence ATGATTGCAGCGCTTGGTGCAGAGCAGATGGAGTTCCTGGCCGACCTCCGCCGGTATCTCGACTCTCTTGACCCTGAACTAATATCGGCCACCAGAGCCGAGAACATTGACGACCCGATGCAGCCCCGCGAGAATGGGCGGCGCTTTCTGAAGCAGATCGCCAGTGACGGCTGGCTGGGGATCTCGTGGCCGGTGGAGTACGGCGGCCAGGGGCGCACGGCCATCGAACAGTGGCTGTTCGCCGAGGAACTCTACGATCGTCGCCTGCCCAACGGCCTACTTACCCTCAACTCCATCGGCCCGACGCTGATGCTGCTCGGCAGTGCCGACCAGAAGGCCGAGTTCCTCCCTCGCATCCGTGCTGCCGAGCTCGAGTTCGCGATCGGCTACACCGAACCCGACGCCGGTAGCGACCTGGCGGCGCTACGAACCCGCGCGGTCAGGGACGGCGACGAGTACGTCATAAACGGGCAGAAGATCTTCACCACTGGCGCCTCAGTGGCGACGCACCTGTGGCTGGCGGCGCGCACCGGTACCCAGGAGTCGCGGCACAAAGGCGTCAGTGTGTTCATCGTTGCGATGGACACGCCGGGGATCTCCATTACGCCGATCATCACCCAGGGCGGGGAGCGGACAAATACGGTCTTCCTCGACGACGTGCGTGTGCCGATCAGCGGGCGTGTAGGTGAGGAGAACGCCGGCTGGGGAGCGATCGTCTCGGCACTGAACTTCGAGCGCATGTTCTATCACAACGAACCGCGCTGGGAGCTGCGACAGCTCATCGGGTGGGCCACGGACGAAGGCCTTCTCGAGGGTGACTCGCCGGAGTCGCTCGAATTGCAATCGGTTGCCGGCGAGTTGGCCGTCGACGTGGAGATCTGCCGGCTGTTCGCGCTGCGCGGCGCGAAGATTCTCGCTTCCGGACGAGTCCCGTACGCCGAGGCGTCGGTCAACAAGATCTGGTGGGGAGAACTTCGCCAGCGCATCTGCAATACCGGCCTGGATCTGATCGGCGAGGCAGGCACGATCGCCGACTCCTCGGAGTACGCCCCGGCTCACGGACATCTCGAACATGGGCTGCGCTCGTCGCCGGTGTGGCGATTCGGAGGCGGCACGAACGAGATTCAACTAGACATCATTGCGACTCAAGGATTGGGCATGCCTCGATGA
- a CDS encoding acyl-CoA dehydrogenase family protein codes for MSDTDLTENESLLAQSARDCFSDFVDNTYLNEQQQSEDGFEVGRWKQMVDLGWTGINLAEGVGGAGGTLAEAGVVAREYGYAAFASPLLPTMRAATALGTLNDGRFDEVLTRIADGSAASIIAPPDRTLRAEALSGGGYRLSGTPTLVEWFHASTDVVLCVPLADSDRWLMATLNRDQLDTYGEAVPSIDNERIARLDLDGFELSASALTREESAEACGYALARANLLRASAMVGGAQAVVDRSAQYALVREQFGQKIGSFQAIRHHLARMVIATDAARLVTDDALTRATVDAAETAIAEVALFVAGRSYVEVVLTGAEVHAGVGTTVEHIMHHHYTRAKAMQLRAGKRANRLREIHAALTVRHEGSIW; via the coding sequence ATGAGCGACACCGACCTGACCGAGAACGAGTCCCTGCTCGCGCAGTCGGCCCGTGACTGCTTCTCCGACTTCGTCGACAACACCTACCTCAACGAGCAGCAACAGTCGGAGGATGGCTTCGAAGTCGGCCGTTGGAAGCAGATGGTTGATCTCGGTTGGACCGGGATCAACCTTGCCGAGGGAGTGGGCGGCGCCGGCGGCACGCTGGCCGAGGCTGGCGTCGTGGCTCGTGAGTATGGATACGCCGCGTTCGCCTCGCCACTGTTGCCGACGATGCGTGCCGCGACGGCGTTGGGCACGCTGAACGACGGGCGCTTCGACGAGGTATTGACACGTATCGCCGACGGTTCGGCTGCGTCGATCATCGCCCCGCCGGACCGCACCCTGCGTGCTGAGGCGCTCTCCGGCGGGGGTTACCGGCTCTCCGGAACGCCGACGCTGGTCGAGTGGTTTCACGCGAGTACCGACGTCGTCCTGTGTGTGCCATTGGCGGACTCCGACCGCTGGCTGATGGCCACACTCAACCGCGACCAGCTCGACACCTATGGCGAGGCAGTACCGAGCATCGACAACGAGCGCATAGCCCGTCTCGATCTCGACGGTTTCGAGTTGTCAGCATCAGCACTGACGCGAGAAGAGAGCGCCGAAGCCTGTGGGTATGCATTGGCCCGCGCGAACCTGCTGCGCGCCAGCGCGATGGTCGGGGGGGCCCAGGCTGTGGTGGACAGGAGCGCGCAGTATGCCCTGGTGCGAGAGCAGTTCGGTCAGAAGATCGGTAGTTTCCAGGCGATCCGCCATCATTTGGCCCGGATGGTAATCGCCACCGACGCGGCCCGCCTGGTGACGGATGACGCGCTCACCCGTGCGACGGTCGACGCTGCGGAGACGGCGATCGCTGAAGTGGCGCTCTTCGTCGCGGGACGCTCCTACGTCGAGGTGGTCCTCACCGGCGCCGAGGTGCATGCCGGTGTGGGGACCACGGTGGAGCACATCATGCACCACCACTACACCCGTGCCAAGGCGATGCAGCTACGCGCCGGCAAGCGGGCAAACCGGCTTCGCGAGATCCACGCGGCGCTGACCGTGCGCCACGAGGGAAGCATCTGGTGA
- a CDS encoding SDR family NAD(P)-dependent oxidoreductase, giving the protein MTLNAGRVAVVTGGGRGLGRAAALRLAGEGADVAVLARSADEIDKVAYEVEACGVRSLAVTVDVASADDVEEACSRIEKELGGVDILVNNAGNMLYKPLVPLPGLETFAPGFDLPTTDAEFEAVLDVHLFGAVRMLRAFGPGMLERRHGRVVNVVSNVVRRTVPFCLSYDTAKGALVQLTRSLAREWGPYGVTVNAIAAGHFHTSMSAAQFENDSIYKKMVKRIPVKRGGDLEEFAALVAYLSGEETGFVTGETIGIDGGETL; this is encoded by the coding sequence GTGACGCTCAACGCCGGACGTGTCGCCGTCGTCACCGGCGGTGGCCGCGGGCTCGGGCGAGCAGCCGCGCTGCGGCTAGCCGGTGAGGGCGCTGACGTCGCTGTGTTGGCTCGCTCCGCTGACGAAATAGACAAGGTTGCCTACGAGGTCGAGGCATGTGGTGTGCGCAGTCTGGCTGTAACGGTCGACGTAGCCTCGGCGGACGACGTCGAGGAGGCCTGCAGCCGGATCGAGAAGGAGTTGGGTGGTGTAGACATCCTGGTCAACAACGCCGGCAACATGCTCTACAAGCCACTCGTGCCGCTGCCCGGTCTCGAGACATTCGCGCCCGGGTTTGACCTTCCAACAACCGACGCGGAGTTCGAAGCAGTCCTCGACGTGCATCTATTCGGCGCGGTGCGGATGCTGCGGGCGTTCGGTCCGGGGATGCTCGAGCGCCGGCACGGGCGAGTCGTAAACGTCGTCTCGAACGTCGTTCGGCGTACGGTGCCATTCTGTCTGAGCTACGACACCGCCAAGGGCGCCCTGGTTCAGCTGACGAGGTCGTTGGCGCGCGAATGGGGGCCGTACGGCGTTACCGTCAATGCCATCGCGGCCGGGCACTTCCACACCTCGATGAGCGCCGCACAGTTCGAGAACGACTCAATATATAAGAAGATGGTGAAGCGCATACCCGTGAAGCGGGGCGGCGACCTCGAGGAGTTCGCTGCGCTGGTGGCGTACCTGAGTGGCGAAGAAACCGGGTTCGTCACGGGTGAGACGATTGGCATCGACGGCGGCGAGACGCTCTAG
- a CDS encoding PaaI family thioesterase: protein MTERVRSEMKQTEVADPSKPFPFGDYWRAWCEQALERSAPAWPDLVGDLRRLQHAVASTAPPSAVVETVREHISQALDALGAHAVANDDQLWGKLLNVPGRGQTLSPPLRLISWSRTEILFETVFGPFHSGNNSAAHGGAVALAFDDGFGMLADLDDTTRSRTASLTIDFRSITPINQPVRLHLHADEIDGRKRWLRGELRDGERLCAEATALYLALRPDQQ, encoded by the coding sequence ATGACTGAGAGGGTGCGGAGCGAGATGAAGCAGACCGAGGTGGCGGACCCCTCCAAGCCGTTCCCGTTTGGTGATTACTGGCGTGCGTGGTGCGAACAGGCGCTCGAGCGCTCAGCGCCGGCGTGGCCCGACCTGGTCGGCGATCTGCGCCGACTGCAGCACGCCGTCGCGTCGACCGCCCCACCGTCTGCGGTGGTCGAGACCGTGCGTGAGCACATTTCGCAGGCTCTGGATGCGCTCGGGGCGCATGCGGTCGCCAACGACGATCAACTCTGGGGAAAGTTGCTCAACGTCCCCGGTCGCGGCCAAACACTCAGCCCACCGTTGCGGTTGATCTCCTGGAGTCGCACTGAGATTCTGTTTGAGACTGTGTTCGGCCCGTTCCACTCCGGCAACAACAGCGCAGCCCATGGTGGCGCCGTTGCCCTCGCCTTCGACGACGGGTTCGGCATGCTGGCCGACCTCGACGACACCACCCGGTCACGAACCGCCTCGCTGACCATCGACTTTCGCAGCATCACCCCGATCAACCAGCCGGTGAGGCTGCACCTACACGCCGACGAGATCGACGGACGAAAGCGCTGGCTGCGCGGTGAACTGCGCGACGGCGAGCGGCTGTGCGCGGAGGCCACCGCCCTCTACCTCGCGTTGCGCCCCGACCAGCAGTGA
- a CDS encoding acyl-CoA dehydrogenase family protein — MDLALSADQVEIAETFSDLFAKESTTERTRLAEEAGFDLALWKTVAGVGLLGIAVPEDRGGSGQGFLEFGLVAEAAGRQLACIPLVESAVALHELAGAAEVAHLLERALTGSPIVVVAPRPAEDGVARMVPGGAVADAVLALDDDELVLVESAPGVAINELGFVAAADRPVRGDEAVRHVLASGSQASARWSSVLGRWRLGAASAAAGLAHQALESAAGYAKHRRQFGVPIGSFQAISHSLAEVAMAADGALLLAREAAWRHDMGLDSWRLQAATAYAFATETAVTAAAACLHVHGGYGFTLEYNAQLYLRRAKAMMLLGGDPEQVWEEVGIATVGGGF, encoded by the coding sequence ATGGATCTCGCATTGAGCGCGGATCAGGTCGAGATCGCCGAGACGTTCTCGGACCTGTTCGCCAAAGAGTCGACGACGGAACGTACCCGCCTCGCCGAGGAAGCTGGCTTCGATCTCGCGCTGTGGAAGACGGTGGCCGGCGTCGGACTACTGGGTATCGCGGTCCCGGAAGACCGCGGCGGAAGTGGACAGGGGTTTCTCGAGTTCGGGCTGGTGGCTGAGGCCGCCGGACGGCAGCTCGCTTGTATCCCGCTGGTCGAGTCGGCGGTCGCGCTCCACGAGCTCGCCGGTGCTGCCGAAGTGGCGCACCTTCTGGAGCGGGCGCTGACGGGCTCGCCGATCGTGGTGGTCGCGCCACGCCCGGCCGAGGATGGCGTTGCCCGTATGGTGCCGGGCGGCGCGGTCGCGGACGCTGTCCTCGCACTCGATGATGACGAACTCGTCCTGGTCGAGAGCGCTCCGGGCGTCGCGATCAATGAACTCGGCTTCGTCGCCGCTGCTGACCGCCCCGTGCGCGGCGACGAAGCCGTCCGACACGTCCTGGCCAGCGGTAGCCAGGCCAGTGCCCGCTGGTCGAGCGTGCTGGGGCGTTGGCGGCTCGGTGCCGCATCGGCTGCTGCGGGACTGGCGCATCAGGCGCTGGAGAGTGCCGCGGGCTACGCCAAGCACCGCCGTCAGTTCGGTGTGCCGATCGGCTCATTCCAAGCCATCTCGCACTCGCTGGCCGAGGTCGCCATGGCCGCCGACGGGGCGCTCCTGCTGGCCCGGGAGGCGGCCTGGCGACATGACATGGGCCTCGACTCATGGCGGCTGCAGGCGGCGACCGCCTACGCCTTTGCCACCGAGACCGCGGTGACGGCCGCGGCAGCCTGCCTGCACGTGCACGGCGGCTACGGCTTCACCCTGGAGTACAACGCCCAGCTGTACCTGCGGCGGGCCAAAGCAATGATGCTGCTCGGCGGTGACCCGGAACAGGTCTGGGAAGAGGTCGGCATCGCGACAGTTGGGGGAGGATTCTGA
- a CDS encoding acyl-CoA dehydrogenase family protein, whose translation MDFALDVRTEQLRAEVRQMIREHLTPAVAERVAATGGSRHDPQFHAEMARRGWITPNWPEREGGLGWDRGDLDVMHEEFVVAGAPVMGVALTRIVAETLRRVGTEEQKQRILGPVRAGELVMCLGYTEPEAGSDLASVRTAATKVEGGWVITGQKIFTTLADQADYVWLLARTDPQAPRHAGMTIFLVPTNAPGFSLAPVHTLSGERTNITYYSEVFVDDTALVGQPGDGWRIVSLALAFERGGEFTGLLRRLVESTTEWLREAGPVVTARAARRLGRAIAEAEVSRLLGAQASAARSAGDGGYVQGAMAKVYATQSLQRTTSSLLDATGEAGMLNPGSAAAPGAGDIQLLYRESQIATIYGGSNEVLKTVIAQGRLGLPRATRA comes from the coding sequence ATGGATTTCGCGCTGGACGTGCGGACCGAGCAGTTGCGCGCCGAGGTGCGGCAAATGATCCGCGAACACCTCACGCCCGCCGTGGCCGAACGAGTCGCCGCCACCGGCGGCAGCCGACACGACCCGCAATTCCATGCCGAAATGGCCCGTCGTGGTTGGATCACCCCGAACTGGCCTGAGCGTGAAGGCGGATTGGGCTGGGACCGAGGCGACTTGGACGTGATGCATGAGGAGTTCGTGGTCGCCGGAGCGCCGGTCATGGGCGTCGCACTGACCCGGATCGTGGCCGAGACGCTGCGCCGGGTCGGTACTGAGGAGCAGAAGCAGCGGATCCTGGGGCCGGTGCGAGCCGGAGAGTTGGTCATGTGTCTCGGTTATACCGAGCCGGAGGCCGGTTCTGACCTGGCGTCGGTGCGCACCGCCGCGACCAAGGTCGAGGGAGGCTGGGTGATCACCGGGCAGAAGATCTTCACGACCCTTGCCGACCAGGCTGACTACGTATGGCTGCTTGCCCGCACCGACCCGCAGGCCCCAAGACATGCCGGGATGACGATCTTCCTAGTCCCGACGAACGCCCCGGGCTTCTCGTTGGCACCGGTGCACACACTGAGCGGCGAACGGACGAACATTACGTACTACTCGGAGGTCTTCGTCGACGACACGGCGCTCGTCGGCCAGCCGGGAGATGGGTGGCGGATCGTCAGTCTTGCGCTGGCCTTTGAACGCGGTGGTGAGTTCACCGGGCTGCTCCGCCGACTCGTCGAGTCGACCACTGAATGGCTGCGTGAAGCCGGCCCGGTCGTGACGGCCAGGGCTGCCCGGCGGTTGGGACGCGCGATCGCCGAGGCCGAGGTGTCGCGTCTGCTCGGTGCTCAGGCCTCAGCGGCGCGCAGTGCCGGAGACGGCGGATACGTCCAAGGAGCCATGGCGAAGGTGTACGCGACGCAATCCCTGCAGCGCACCACCAGTTCGCTACTCGATGCCACTGGGGAAGCCGGGATGCTGAACCCGGGCTCGGCCGCCGCGCCGGGCGCGGGGGATATCCAACTGCTGTACCGCGAGTCGCAGATCGCCACGATCTACGGCGGGTCCAACGAGGTGCTCAAGACCGTGATTGCGCAAGGCCGACTGGGTCTGCCGCGCGCGACGCGCGCCTGA
- a CDS encoding AMP-binding protein, protein MVAENEYDWNLADVWEAVAGVLPDAPAQIHGARAFTWSQFEQRANGLASSLLDGGASRNDRLAIFLRNSPEYLEASHAALKIGIPAVNTNYRYGSDELRYLWDDADVTTVVFHGSFTDQVAAVRDKTPKIRTWIHVDDGTEACPAWAVPYEQTLVATSDVVRSSWGRHGSDLFLLYTGGTTGLPKGVMWRSLDFLEQTNAVSKINYSLERGPAGIADVLAAPGRVHVSASPYMHGTGLFGAFITMHEGGTCISLTSPGFDAIELLDVIDRYRVSALSMTGEVFARRILDALDAEPGRWDVSSMREVLNSGAMLSEASKRDLLDNWPEVTLLDGFSSSESFGLGWSVATKGNIPATGRFTPGATVSVLDDEGKPVRPGSDAPGRLAIAGRVPLGYYKDTAKSEGTFVDIDGVLYALPGDRATVNLDGTIQLVGRDSLCINSGGEKIFTEEVESVILDHELVTDVLVVGLPDPVWGQLVTAVVSTRAGSTLTQDEVVAHVKTRLAGFKAPKHLVLVPTVPRAPNGKPDYDAARALVQASRAAVAGMAGQ, encoded by the coding sequence GTGGTCGCAGAAAACGAGTACGACTGGAACCTGGCGGACGTTTGGGAGGCAGTCGCCGGCGTCCTGCCGGACGCGCCGGCACAGATACACGGTGCCCGCGCGTTCACGTGGTCGCAGTTCGAGCAACGCGCCAATGGCCTGGCCAGCTCACTGCTTGACGGTGGGGCGAGCCGGAACGACCGACTCGCGATCTTCCTGCGTAACAGTCCGGAATATCTTGAAGCCTCGCATGCCGCGTTGAAGATCGGCATACCGGCGGTCAACACGAACTACCGCTATGGCAGTGACGAACTGCGCTATCTCTGGGACGACGCCGATGTCACCACCGTCGTGTTTCATGGTTCATTCACCGACCAGGTCGCTGCGGTGCGTGACAAGACGCCGAAGATACGCACTTGGATCCACGTGGACGACGGCACTGAGGCCTGTCCGGCCTGGGCCGTCCCCTACGAGCAGACCCTGGTGGCCACCAGCGACGTGGTGCGTTCGTCGTGGGGCAGGCATGGCAGTGACTTGTTCCTGCTCTACACGGGCGGGACGACCGGTCTACCCAAGGGCGTCATGTGGCGCAGCCTGGACTTTCTCGAGCAGACGAACGCTGTCTCCAAGATCAACTACTCCCTGGAACGGGGCCCAGCGGGTATCGCAGACGTGCTTGCCGCGCCGGGCCGGGTCCACGTCTCGGCCAGCCCGTACATGCACGGAACCGGCCTGTTCGGTGCGTTCATAACGATGCACGAGGGCGGCACGTGCATCTCGCTCACCAGCCCCGGCTTCGACGCGATCGAATTGCTCGACGTGATCGACCGTTACCGGGTGTCGGCGTTGTCCATGACGGGCGAGGTCTTTGCTCGGCGGATTCTCGACGCGCTGGACGCTGAGCCGGGGCGCTGGGATGTCTCGTCGATGCGTGAGGTGTTGAACTCCGGCGCCATGCTCAGTGAGGCCTCCAAGCGTGACCTTCTCGACAACTGGCCGGAGGTGACCCTGCTAGACGGGTTCTCCTCCTCGGAAAGCTTCGGTCTGGGCTGGTCGGTGGCAACCAAGGGGAACATTCCCGCGACCGGTCGATTCACCCCCGGCGCGACCGTGTCGGTGCTCGATGACGAGGGCAAGCCGGTCCGGCCCGGATCAGACGCGCCCGGTCGGCTGGCCATCGCCGGTCGGGTGCCGCTCGGGTACTACAAGGACACGGCCAAGTCCGAAGGCACCTTCGTCGACATCGACGGTGTCTTGTATGCGCTGCCCGGCGACAGAGCGACGGTGAACCTCGACGGCACGATCCAGTTGGTCGGGCGCGACTCACTGTGCATCAACTCCGGTGGTGAGAAGATATTCACCGAGGAGGTCGAGTCGGTAATCCTCGACCATGAACTCGTGACTGACGTGCTGGTGGTCGGTCTACCCGACCCGGTATGGGGTCAGCTGGTCACCGCCGTGGTGAGCACCCGAGCCGGCAGCACGCTGACGCAAGACGAGGTGGTGGCCCACGTGAAGACGCGCCTGGCTGGATTCAAGGCACCGAAGCACCTCGTGCTGGTGCCCACAGTGCCGCGCGCTCCGAACGGCAAACCCGATTACGACGCGGCCCGCGCGCTCGTGCAGGCGAGTCGCGCCGCTGTCGCAGGGATGGCGGGGCAGTGA
- a CDS encoding enoyl-CoA hydratase — protein MSVTLARADGIARITIDNPGRRNALTPADFATLRDLLGEVADTPGDRVLIVAGAGGTFCAGADLSDGPPESSVIAAMRPIHETARALHRLPQPVIAAVEGHAVGAGMSLALGCDIVLASTSAKFSQIFVKRGLSPDFGSSWLLPRLVGVHMAKRLALLGDIIDAQEALRLGIVAEVSEPDDFQQTVDRWAGRLAEGPPMAMAFTKQLIDQSFSTSFDDALDAEAAVAAVNSVSEDATEAFKAFAEKRTPTFKGR, from the coding sequence GTGAGCGTCACACTCGCCCGCGCCGATGGCATCGCACGCATCACCATCGACAACCCCGGCCGTCGCAATGCGCTGACCCCCGCCGATTTCGCGACACTCCGTGACCTGCTCGGCGAGGTCGCGGATACCCCCGGCGACCGCGTGCTGATCGTCGCCGGTGCCGGCGGAACGTTCTGCGCCGGAGCGGATCTGTCGGATGGCCCTCCCGAGTCCTCGGTGATCGCGGCGATGCGCCCCATCCATGAGACGGCCCGCGCGCTACACCGGCTGCCCCAGCCGGTGATCGCGGCGGTCGAGGGGCATGCCGTCGGAGCCGGGATGAGCCTCGCCCTCGGCTGCGACATCGTCCTGGCCTCGACCTCGGCGAAGTTCAGCCAGATCTTCGTCAAGCGCGGTCTGTCACCCGACTTCGGCAGTTCCTGGTTGCTGCCGCGGCTGGTAGGAGTTCACATGGCCAAACGACTGGCGCTGCTCGGTGACATCATCGATGCCCAAGAGGCGTTGCGATTGGGCATCGTCGCTGAAGTAAGTGAACCCGATGACTTCCAGCAGACCGTGGACCGATGGGCCGGTCGGCTGGCGGAGGGCCCGCCGATGGCGATGGCATTCACCAAGCAGTTGATCGATCAGTCGTTCTCGACGAGCTTCGACGACGCCCTCGATGCGGAGGCGGCGGTCGCCGCCGTGAACAGTGTGTCCGAGGACGCCACCGAGGCGTTCAAGGCCTTCGCCGAAAAGCGCACGCCGACCTTCAAGGGACGCTGA
- a CDS encoding SDR family NAD(P)-dependent oxidoreductase → MTEQLRFDGRVAIITGGGGGLGRAYSSLLASRGAKVVVNDIDVKIDLDDGQSTTPAARTVADIVAAGGDAVAHNASIADPGAGAALVQTALDAYGRVDIVINNAGILRDRSFGKMSDEEINDVFAVHLHGALQLTRAAWGHLREQQYGRVLVTTSVAGLFGNPGQANYASAKAAMVGLGRTLAIEGAKYGIGVNILSPGAATAMTAAMLPDNLHAAMSPDKVAPAVAYLVHESCSLSGEIIFATAGRFARDFIGETAGYTNPDATPEDIAAHIGEVLDTSNWTIPNDAVALPNS, encoded by the coding sequence TTGACCGAGCAACTTCGTTTCGACGGCCGCGTCGCCATCATCACCGGCGGAGGAGGTGGCCTCGGCCGCGCCTACTCGAGCCTGCTCGCGTCGAGGGGCGCCAAGGTCGTCGTCAACGACATCGATGTCAAGATAGACCTCGACGACGGCCAGAGCACCACGCCGGCGGCACGGACGGTCGCCGACATCGTGGCCGCCGGCGGCGACGCGGTCGCACACAACGCCTCGATCGCCGATCCCGGCGCCGGGGCGGCGCTCGTCCAGACCGCCTTGGACGCCTATGGCCGGGTCGACATCGTGATCAACAACGCGGGCATCCTGCGCGACAGGTCATTCGGAAAGATGTCGGACGAAGAGATCAATGATGTTTTCGCCGTTCACCTGCACGGAGCTCTGCAGCTGACCCGGGCCGCCTGGGGCCATCTACGTGAGCAGCAGTATGGCCGGGTGCTCGTGACAACCTCGGTCGCCGGCCTCTTCGGCAACCCCGGACAGGCCAACTACGCGTCCGCGAAGGCGGCCATGGTGGGCCTGGGACGCACCTTGGCCATCGAAGGCGCCAAGTACGGGATCGGGGTCAACATCCTCTCCCCGGGGGCGGCCACCGCCATGACCGCCGCGATGCTTCCTGACAACCTGCACGCGGCCATGTCGCCTGACAAGGTCGCGCCGGCTGTGGCCTACCTGGTGCACGAATCATGCAGCCTCAGCGGCGAGATCATCTTCGCCACCGCTGGACGGTTTGCCCGCGACTTCATCGGAGAGACCGCCGGTTACACCAACCCGGACGCCACCCCGGAGGATATCGCTGCCCACATCGGCGAGGTCCTCGACACCAGCAACTGGACGATCCCGAACGACGCGGTAGCGCTACCGAATAGTTGA